Proteins from a genomic interval of Gossypium hirsutum isolate 1008001.06 chromosome A09, Gossypium_hirsutum_v2.1, whole genome shotgun sequence:
- the LOC121206464 gene encoding 60S ribosomal protein L17-1, protein MVKYSREPDNPTKSCKARGSDLRVHFKNTRETAFAIRKLPLTKAKRYLEDVIAHKQAIPFRRFCGGVGRTAQAKNRHSNGQGRWPMKSAKFILDLLKNAESNAEVKGLDVDSLIISHIQVNQAQKQRRRTYRAHGRINPYMSSPCHIELILSEKEEAVKKEPETQLAPRKSKGASS, encoded by the exons atG GTGAAGTACTCAAGAGAACCGGACAACCCTACTAAAT CTTGCAAAGCTAGGGGTTCTGACCTTCGTGTTCATTTTAAG aatacACGAGAAACTGCCTTTGCAATCCGAAAGCTACCTTTGACAAAGGCAAAAAGGTACTTGGAAGATGTTATTGCCCACAAGCAAGCAATTCCATTCAGGCGCTTCTGTGGTGGAGTTGGGCGAACCGCACAGGCTAAGAATCGCCATTCTAATGGACAAGGCCGTTGGCCCATGAAATCTGCAAAATTCATTCTCGATTTGCTCAAGAATGCCGAGAGCAATGCTGAg gTGAAAGGCTTGGATGTAGATTCACTTATCATATCTCACATCCAAGTAAACCAAGCACAGAAGCAAAGGCGCCGAACATATCGTGCACATGGAAGAATTAACC CCTACATGTCTTCACCGTGTCACATTGAACTGATCCTGTCTGAGAAAGAGGAAGCCGTCAAAAAAGAG CCGGAGACTCAGTTGGCTCCGAGGAAATCAAAGGGTGCTTCGTCTTAA
- the LOC121206462 gene encoding uncharacterized protein isoform X2 codes for MSVSQLGSNLAAADEMSNSTEQTLDGEPRPSDRSPKNQLREDQQQAQEWETLARAWVGAFPEAKAVTESQVKVWIDSNFGSLPADLQSMPRSELIERLLSIQNYLRFPSQTQDREPSQHDLPPARFQRTDQWIPVYSWLESLDTDEVVKSKDILDWLNDNPQVKDQLCSRHSRYHLMHYIKKCHLKILKRREKKVGSQPLNKESVLKVRKDVVAKKPAPVPNNPLNNIPKDSDLYIAKRNEALRKYEM; via the exons ATGAGTGTTTCTCAACTCGGGTCAAATTTGGCGGCAGCCGACGAGATGTCGAACTCAACGGAGCAAACCCTAGACGGCGAACCTCGACCGTCCGATCGGAGCCCTAAAAATCAGCTCCGAGAAGATCAACAGCAAGCCCAAGAATGGGAGACCCTGGCTCGAGCCTGGGTAGGTGCTTTTCCAGAAGCAAAAGCCGTGACGGAGAGCCAAGTCAAAGTCTGGATCGATTCCAACTTCGGCTCGTTACCAGCCGATCTCCAATCGATGCCACGATCTGAGCTCATCGAAAGACTCCTCTCAATCCAAAATTACCTGAGATTTCCCTCCCAGACCCAG GATAGAGAACCAAGTCAGCATGATCTTCCACCGGCTCGGTTTCAGCGCACCGATCAGTGGATACCGGTGTATTCATGGTTAGAATCTTTGGATACCGATGAAGTGGTCAAATCGAAAGATATTTTGGATTGGTTGAACGATAACCCACAAGTCAAGGACCAATTGTGCTCTAGGCATTCGCGGTATCATTTGATGCACTACATAAAAAAGTGCCATTTAAAGATATTAAAGAGGAGGGAAAAGAAG GTTGGATCGCAGCCCTTGAATAAAGAAAGTGTTTTGAAAGTTCGGAAGGATGTAGTGGCAAAAAAACCAGCACCAGTGCCAA ACAATCCTTTGAACAATATACCTAAAGATAGCGACCTCTACATAGCTAAACGGAACGAGGCTTTGCGCAAATACGAGAT GTAG
- the LOC121206462 gene encoding uncharacterized protein isoform X4, protein MGKESMLDREPSQHDLPPARFQRTDQWIPVYSWLESLDTDEVVKSKDILDWLNDNPQVKDQLCSRHSRYHLMHYIKKCHLKILKRREKKVGSQPLNKESVLKVRKDVVAKKPAPVPNNPLNNIPKDSDLYIAKRNEALRKYEM, encoded by the exons ATGGGGAAAGAATCAATGCTT GATAGAGAACCAAGTCAGCATGATCTTCCACCGGCTCGGTTTCAGCGCACCGATCAGTGGATACCGGTGTATTCATGGTTAGAATCTTTGGATACCGATGAAGTGGTCAAATCGAAAGATATTTTGGATTGGTTGAACGATAACCCACAAGTCAAGGACCAATTGTGCTCTAGGCATTCGCGGTATCATTTGATGCACTACATAAAAAAGTGCCATTTAAAGATATTAAAGAGGAGGGAAAAGAAG GTTGGATCGCAGCCCTTGAATAAAGAAAGTGTTTTGAAAGTTCGGAAGGATGTAGTGGCAAAAAAACCAGCACCAGTGCCAA ACAATCCTTTGAACAATATACCTAAAGATAGCGACCTCTACATAGCTAAACGGAACGAGGCTTTGCGCAAATACGAGAT GTAG
- the LOC121206462 gene encoding uncharacterized protein isoform X3 has product MGKESMLDREPSQHDLPPARFQRTDQWIPVYSWLESLDTDEVVKSKDILDWLNDNPQVKDQLCSRHSRYHLMHYIKKCHLKILKRREKKVGSQPLNKESVLKVRKDVVAKKPAPVPNNPLNNIPKDSDLYIAKRNEALRKYEILLELEKKLSPVFSMKK; this is encoded by the exons ATGGGGAAAGAATCAATGCTT GATAGAGAACCAAGTCAGCATGATCTTCCACCGGCTCGGTTTCAGCGCACCGATCAGTGGATACCGGTGTATTCATGGTTAGAATCTTTGGATACCGATGAAGTGGTCAAATCGAAAGATATTTTGGATTGGTTGAACGATAACCCACAAGTCAAGGACCAATTGTGCTCTAGGCATTCGCGGTATCATTTGATGCACTACATAAAAAAGTGCCATTTAAAGATATTAAAGAGGAGGGAAAAGAAG GTTGGATCGCAGCCCTTGAATAAAGAAAGTGTTTTGAAAGTTCGGAAGGATGTAGTGGCAAAAAAACCAGCACCAGTGCCAA ACAATCCTTTGAACAATATACCTAAAGATAGCGACCTCTACATAGCTAAACGGAACGAGGCTTTGCGCAAATACGAGAT CTTATTGGAGTTGGAGAAGAAGCTTTCACCCGTTTTCTCAATGAAAAAATGA
- the LOC121206462 gene encoding uncharacterized protein isoform X1, translating into MSVSQLGSNLAAADEMSNSTEQTLDGEPRPSDRSPKNQLREDQQQAQEWETLARAWVGAFPEAKAVTESQVKVWIDSNFGSLPADLQSMPRSELIERLLSIQNYLRFPSQTQDREPSQHDLPPARFQRTDQWIPVYSWLESLDTDEVVKSKDILDWLNDNPQVKDQLCSRHSRYHLMHYIKKCHLKILKRREKKVGSQPLNKESVLKVRKDVVAKKPAPVPNNPLNNIPKDSDLYIAKRNEALRKYEILLELEKKLSPVFSMKK; encoded by the exons ATGAGTGTTTCTCAACTCGGGTCAAATTTGGCGGCAGCCGACGAGATGTCGAACTCAACGGAGCAAACCCTAGACGGCGAACCTCGACCGTCCGATCGGAGCCCTAAAAATCAGCTCCGAGAAGATCAACAGCAAGCCCAAGAATGGGAGACCCTGGCTCGAGCCTGGGTAGGTGCTTTTCCAGAAGCAAAAGCCGTGACGGAGAGCCAAGTCAAAGTCTGGATCGATTCCAACTTCGGCTCGTTACCAGCCGATCTCCAATCGATGCCACGATCTGAGCTCATCGAAAGACTCCTCTCAATCCAAAATTACCTGAGATTTCCCTCCCAGACCCAG GATAGAGAACCAAGTCAGCATGATCTTCCACCGGCTCGGTTTCAGCGCACCGATCAGTGGATACCGGTGTATTCATGGTTAGAATCTTTGGATACCGATGAAGTGGTCAAATCGAAAGATATTTTGGATTGGTTGAACGATAACCCACAAGTCAAGGACCAATTGTGCTCTAGGCATTCGCGGTATCATTTGATGCACTACATAAAAAAGTGCCATTTAAAGATATTAAAGAGGAGGGAAAAGAAG GTTGGATCGCAGCCCTTGAATAAAGAAAGTGTTTTGAAAGTTCGGAAGGATGTAGTGGCAAAAAAACCAGCACCAGTGCCAA ACAATCCTTTGAACAATATACCTAAAGATAGCGACCTCTACATAGCTAAACGGAACGAGGCTTTGCGCAAATACGAGAT CTTATTGGAGTTGGAGAAGAAGCTTTCACCCGTTTTCTCAATGAAAAAATGA
- the LOC121206465 gene encoding zinc finger protein SHOOT GRAVITROPISM 5 yields the protein MEEQDEKELQLLPTSLTIASPSPTLSHSSSLTYRSTTMMSDQFLGPSSSLDLQLSISLRPVHQHPSNRNNFDRVESLKQRTAEQIRLAAIEKAYAERVRELTKREMEMARSDFARAKHVWKRAREDVEKAEEMKERATLQIDSTCMEITCQSCRQRFKP from the coding sequence ATGGAAGAGCAAGATGAAAAAGAGCTGCAATTACTCCCCACTTCTCTCACCATTGCTTCACCATCCCCCACGTTATCTCATTCTTCATCGCTAACTTACCGATCGACGACGATGATGAGCGATCAATTCTTAGGGCCGTCATCATCACTTGACTTGCAGCTATCAATCAGTCTAAGGCCAGTCCATCAACATCCATCAAACCGTAACAATTTCGATCGCGTTGAGTCATTGAAACAACGGACGGCGGAGCAAATCCGGTTGGCGGCCATCGAGAAGGCTTACGCGGAGCGAGTTCGGGAGCTCACAAAGAGGGAAATGGAGATGGCTCGGTCCGATTTCGCGAGAGCTAAACATGTTTGGAAAAGAGCAAGGGAAGATGTTGAAAAAGCTGAGGAAATGAAGGAAAGAGCAACGTTGCAGATAGATTCTACGTGCATGGAGATCACTTGCCAATCTTGTAGGCAAAGGTTCAAGCCTTAA
- the LOC107931394 gene encoding glucuronoxylan 4-O-methyltransferase 1, translating into MKFPCKKLLPLLIFILSCLSVLRLLKLAITSSDPSSQAAALLSSLQRECSSPSECSKIQSNAANATLLSPKEFMLLSDLVTRKTPCNLLVFGFQPQYIDLSSINAGGITLFLEDNHYKISNFEASSNQTRIYKVKYGVPAKKAYKLLKHARGNPTCSPSINLLQQSTCKLALRDLPQQVYELKWDVIVVDGPIGDSPEAPGRMSTIYTASMLARATARNMTDVMVHDVHRTIEKWFSWEFLCEENLVSAKGKLWNFRISSDQSNSTQFCSSETVHIRWAGPVFDVMSERNTTLLKITTQKQWMLDNGTVYTVRGIESLNL; encoded by the exons atgaaattcCCTTGTAAAAAACTATTACCACTGCTTATTTTCATCCTCTCTTGCCTTTCCGTTCTCAGACTCCTTAAACTCGCAATTACTTCTTCAGATCCTTCATCTCAAGCTGCTGCTTTGTTATCGTCGCTTCAACGGGAGTGTTCGTCACCTTCCGAATGCAGTAAGATTCAATCAAATGCGGCCAATGCGACCCTTCTTTCCCCAAAGGAATTCATGCTTCTTTCTGATCTTGTTACACGGAAAACACCTTGTAATCTCCTTGTGTTCGGTTTTCAACCGCAGTATATCGACCTCTCGTCAATAAACGCCGGAGGGATCACTCTTTTTCTCGAGGACAATCATTACAAGATAAGCAATTTTGAAGCCAGTTCAAATCAGACTCGAATTTATAAGGTCAAGTACGGAGTACCTGCGAAAAAGGCATACAAGCTACTCAAACATGCTAGGGGAAACCCTACTTGTTCCCCAAGCATAAATCTACTCCAACAATCAACTTGCAAATTGGCATTGAGGGATTTGCCACAACAAGTGTATGAGCTTAAATGGGATGTCATTGTGGTTGATGGCCCAATCGGGGACTCGCCCGAAGCACCGGGCAGGATGTCGACTATCTACACCGCTAGCATGTTAGCGAGAGCCACAGCCAGGAATATGACTGATGTCATGGTGCACGACGTTCATCGGACAATCGAGAAATGGTTTTCTTGGGAGTTCTTGTGCGAAGAGAATTTGGTTTCTGCCAAAGGAAAATTATGGAACTTTAGGATCTCCTCCGATCAATCCAATTCTACACAGTTTTGCTCTTCCGAGACTGTTCATATACG GTGGGCAGGTCCAGTGTTTGATGTAATGTCTGAACGAAATACAACACTACTGAAG ATTACAACACAAAAACAATGGATGTTAGATAATGGTACAGTTTATACTGTAAGAGGTATAGAGAGCCTAAATCTTTGA
- the LOC107939837 gene encoding heavy metal-associated isoprenylated plant protein 7 — MGEEEKKTVEKKEMEEKKVEDEKKGEEKAATEEKKEEKKAEEAKEESPVVPQEIVLKVYMHCEGCARKVRRCLSGFPGVEDVMTDCKTHKVVVKGEKADPLKVLERVQRKSHRKVELLSPIPKPPAPEEEKTEDKEKSKPEDKKEEPPAAVVTVVLKVYMHCEACAMEIRKRIQRMKGVESAEPDLKSSEVTVKGVFEPPKLVEYVYKRTGKTAVIVKQEAETPKTEEEKAKDANKDEKKSEECGEKDKKEAGGEEKDDGKDKKQEGNNKEAPAADAAPATEGATEETKVAVELKKNEYYYYPPRYATEFYAYPPQMFSDENPNACTVM; from the exons ATGGGGGag GAAGAGAAGAAAACAGTAGAGAAGAAGGAAATGGAAgagaaaaaggttgaagatgaaaagaAAGGGGAGGAAAAGGCAGCAACAgaggagaagaaagaagaaaagaaagctgAAGAAGCGAAAGAAGAATCTCCTGTTGTTCCTCAAGAGATTGTTTTGAAGGTTTACATGCATTGCGAAGGCTGTGCTCGTAAAGTCCGTAGATGTCTCAGTGGATTTCCAG GAGTTGAAGATGTAATGACGGATTGCAAGACTCACAAAGTGGTGGTGAAAGGGGAGAAAGCGGATCCTTTGAAAGTTCTTGAAAGAGTTCAAAGGAAGAGTCACCGGAAAGTTGAACTTCTCTCGCCGATACCTAAGCCTCCGGCTCCGGAGGAAGAGAAAACAGAGGATAAAGAGAAGTCTAAGCCTGAAGACAAGAAAGAAGAG CCTCCGGCGGCGGTTGTCACGGTGGTGTTGAAGGTTTACATGCATTGTGAAGCTTGTGCAATGGAAATCAGGAAACGTATTCAAAGAATgaaag GGGTGGAATCAGCGGAACCGGATCTAAAGAGCTCAGAGGTGACAGTGAAAGGAGTGTTTGAACCGCCAAAACTGGTGGAGTACGTCTACAAAAGAACCGGGAAGACGGCGGTGATAGTGAAACAAGAAGCGGAGACACCGAAGACGGAAGAAGAAAAAGCCAAAGATGCCAACAAGGACGAGAAAAAAAGTGAAGAATGTGGCGAAAAAGACAAGAAAGAAGCCGGTGGAGAAGAAAAAGACGACGGCAAAGACAAGAAACAAGAGGGTAACAACAAAGAAGCCCCCGCCGCCGACGCAGCTCCGGCGACTGAAGGCGCTACGGAAGAGACCAAAGTGGCGGTGGAGCTGAAGAAAAATGAATATTATTATTACCCGCCAAGGTATGCCACTGAGTTTTACGCATACCCTCCACAAATGTTCAGCGATGAGAACCCTAATGCTTGCACTGTAATGTAA
- the LOC107939843 gene encoding uncharacterized protein isoform X1: MLNNNKVGSSSKDVKAAVEGPRKRAAEKVMDSSASAKKANTKNNSQSEGSSSIVAKKDYHSFTVERLRALLKERGLSPKGKKDIIYPNNEEDDAVAEGSRKNDEVKEGLKFASDDIEGEEKKTQEDTKGTARDDGIMKIDGKSCKSMVHGGISKMQAAKK; this comes from the exons ATGCTTAATAACAATAAGGTTGGTTCCAGTTCAAAGGATGTGAAAGCTGCTGTTGAGGGTCCTAGAAAGag GGCTGCTGAAAAAGTCATGGATAGCAGCGCTTCAGCAAAGAAAGCCAATACAAAAAATAATTCTCAATCGG AGGGATCAAGCAGTATTGTAGCCAAGAAGGACTACCATAGTTTTACTGTAGAGAGACTTCGCGCTCTTCTTAAGGAAAGAGGACTTTCGCCCAAAGGAAAGAAG GATATAATATATCCCAACAATGAGGAAGATGATGCTGTTGCTGAAGGATCTCGGAAAAATGATGAAGTAAAGGAAGGATTGAAATTCGCTAGTGACGATATAGAGGGGGAAGAGAAGAAAACTCAAGAAGATACTAAAGGGACAGCCCGTGATGATGGCATCATGAAGATAGATGGGAAGAGCTGTAAGTCGATGGTTCATGGAGGAATATCCAAAATGCAGGcagcaaaaaaatga
- the LOC107939843 gene encoding uncharacterized protein isoform X2: MDSSASAKKANTKNNSQSEGSSSIVAKKDYHSFTVERLRALLKERGLSPKGKKDIIYPNNEEDDAVAEGSRKNDEVKEGLKFASDDIEGEEKKTQEDTKGTARDDGIMKIDGKSCKSMVHGGISKMQAAKK; this comes from the exons ATGGATAGCAGCGCTTCAGCAAAGAAAGCCAATACAAAAAATAATTCTCAATCGG AGGGATCAAGCAGTATTGTAGCCAAGAAGGACTACCATAGTTTTACTGTAGAGAGACTTCGCGCTCTTCTTAAGGAAAGAGGACTTTCGCCCAAAGGAAAGAAG GATATAATATATCCCAACAATGAGGAAGATGATGCTGTTGCTGAAGGATCTCGGAAAAATGATGAAGTAAAGGAAGGATTGAAATTCGCTAGTGACGATATAGAGGGGGAAGAGAAGAAAACTCAAGAAGATACTAAAGGGACAGCCCGTGATGATGGCATCATGAAGATAGATGGGAAGAGCTGTAAGTCGATGGTTCATGGAGGAATATCCAAAATGCAGGcagcaaaaaaatga
- the LOC107939841 gene encoding 60S ribosomal protein L7a-2, whose amino-acid sequence MGPKRGGKVVAPAKKKQPEKVVNPLFEKRPKQFGIGGALPPKKDLHRFVKWPKVVRIQRKKRILKQRLKVPPALNQFTKTLDKNLATSLFKLLLKYRPEDKAAKKERLLKKAQAEAEGKSAESKKPIVVKYGLNHVTYLIEQNKAQLVVIAHDVDPIELVVWLPALCRKMEVPYCIVKGKSRLGSIVHKKTAAVLCLTTVKNEDKLEFSRVLEAIKANFNDKYEENRKKWGGGVMGSKSQARTKAKERLLAKEAAQRMT is encoded by the exons ATG GGCCCTAAGAGAGGTGGAAAGGTTGTGGCTCCTGCCAAGAAGAAACAGCCG GAGAAGGTTGTTAATCCATTGTTTGAGAAGCGTCCCAAACAGTTCGGTATCGGAGGAGCTTTACCTCCAAAGAAGGATCTGCATCGATTCGTGAAGTGGCCGAAGGTTGTTCGAATCCAAAGGAAGAAGAGGATCCTTAAGCAGAGATTGAAGGTCCCACCAGCGTTGAACCAGTTTACCAAGACTCTTGATAAGAACCTTG CAACAAGTTTGTTCAAGTTGCTTCTCAAGTACAGGCCAGAAGACAAGGCAGCCAAGAAGGAACGTCTGTTGAAAAAAGCACAGGCTGAAGCCGAAGGAAAATCTGCCGAGTCTAAGAAACCCATTGTCGTTAAATACGGTCTTAACCATGTTACCTACCTTATTGAGCAG AACAAGGCTCAATTGGTTGTTATTGCTCATGATGTGGATCCCATAGAATTGGTAGTGTGGCTCCCTGCATTATGCAGAAAGATGGAGGTCCCTTACTGCATTGTCAAAGGGAAATCTCGTTTGGGATCG ATTGTTCACAAGAAAACTGCTGCCGTTTTGTGCTTGACCACAGTTAAGAATGAGGATAAGTTGGAGTTCAGCAGAGTCCTTGAGGCCATCAAG GCAAACTTCAATGACAAATATGAGGAGAATAGGAAGAAGTGGGGAGGTGGTGTTATGGGCTCCAAATCACAGGCCAGAACCAAGGCAAAAGAGAGGCTTCTTGCCAAGGAAGCTGCTCAGAGGATGACCTAG
- the LOC107939842 gene encoding uncharacterized protein, giving the protein MERSQVGCSRLPCSGFVGFWHRFHVEGMEPDPFAWILEECRYSSPSDITTVEYGPYFGLSDSDSGSDAAFQNQVNSTDVVILPALDISEDEEVFHTPPESRSTNASSDNCNNNDDPVIVDCEAVANSGRKSKRVMEEEENGVSKRLKAKTIESPAMSDTDTEELLEWFKNSDASPEGAPETEIQNLQNHGSNFEVGEGSVRVRVSSHEGRNLGKRVLPSWANPRVKGDEEAEIKETNLPSLVKGSVCDGERVEQEPVHPSTASGPSRENHAGVNDVDELLQVGKDGDDEEEEKLICVSILEVAEKKWGPF; this is encoded by the exons ATGGAAAGGTCCCAAGTGGGATGTTCTCGGCTTCCTTGTTCAGGATTTGTTGGCTTTTGGCATCGTTTTCACG TTGAGGGAATGGAACCCGATCCTTTTGCTTGGATACTCGAGGAATGCCGATATTCCTCCCCCTCTGACATAACCACCGTAGAATACGGTCCGTATTTTGGGCTCTCCGACTCCGACTCCGGCTCCGACGCCGCCTTCCAAAATCAGGTCAACTCCACCGACGTCGTGATATTACCTGCTCTTGACATTTCCGAAGATGAAGAAGTCTTCCACACCCCTCCTGAGTCCAGGTCGACTAACGCCTCCTCTGATAACTGCAACAACAACGATGATCCAGTGATCGTTGATTGTGAAGCTGTGGCGAATAGCGGCAGGAAGAGTAAGAGGGTTatggaagaagaagagaatggaGTTTCGAAAAGATTGAAAGCAAAGACTATTGAATCTCCGGCTATGAGCGACACCGACACCGAGGAATTGCTGGAGTGGTTCAAGAACTCTGATGCATCTCCTGAAGGTGCGCCGGAAACAGAGATTCAAAATCTGCAAAATCATGGATCTAATTTTGAAGTTGGGGAAGGAAgcgttagggttagggttagcaGCCATGAAGGAAGGAATTTGGGGAAACGTGTACTGCCTTCATGGGCCAATCCGAGGGTGAAGGGTGATGAGGAAGCGGAGATTAAGGAAACCAATTTGCCTTCATTAGTGAAGGGGAGCGTTTGCGATGGTGAAAGAGTTGAGCAAGAACCGGTCCATCCTAGTACGGCTTCTGGTCCTTCAAGAGAGAATCATGCTGGAGTTAATGATGTTGACGAGTTGCTCCAAGTGGGAAAGGATGGTGATGATGAGGAAGAAGAGAAGCTAATCTGTGTTAGTATTTTGGAAGTTGCAGAGAAGAAATGGGGTCCGTTTTGA
- the LOC107939812 gene encoding probable serine/threonine-protein kinase At1g54610 — protein sequence MHYWPPCICLDIMGCIIGKQSKSLPWDRPTSTPRRLRTRRRQRSNEPSTVVSVTDAVDGIVDVKQKGRRRQQQQKENHTGDFPVILPGPERRRTPQDANLQGWPSWLIDVVGEAINDWTPRHASTFEKLDKIGQGTYSNVYKARDLLTGKIVALKKVRFDNLDPQSVKFMAREILVLRRLNHPNVIKLEGLVTSRMSSSLYLVFDYMEHDLAGLTVSPGIKFTEPQIKCFMKQLLSGLEHCHKQGVLHRDIKCSNLLINNDGILKIADFGLATFYGQKQPLTNRVVTLWYRPPELLLGTTYYGVGVDLWSAGCILAELFYGKPIVPARTEVEQLHKIFKLCGSPSEEYWKKSKLLNATLFKLQHPYKRCIAETFKDFASSALPLIETLLSIDPEERSTAIAALKSEFFTTKPYACEPSTLPKFPPCKDMDVKLRAEEARRLRGLDSEVNAVDGTRRIRVGERASRAIPAPEANTEIQAKFDKRRVMTQTNGKSRSEKFPPPHQDGAVGHSLDADASLKGSITSFGANKTPFSSSVLNTTSSGFATGPPIQRKTNKDPRRATSRGFVHSYKPTSIGLSLDLGCKPEVFGCQN from the exons ATGCATTATTGGCCGCCATGCATTTGCCTTGATATTATGGGTTGTATCATCGGAAAGCAATCAAAATCACTTCCATGGGATCGCCCCACCTCAACTCCACGTCGTCTTCGTACTCGTCGTCGCCAGAGATCTAACGAGCCATCCACAGTAGTTTCAGTAACTGACGCCGTTGACGGCATCGTCGATGTCAAACAGAAAGGGAGGCGGAGGCAACAGCAGCAAAAAGAGAATCACACCGGAGATTTCCCGGTTATACTTCCGGGTCCGGAGAGACGGAGAACGCCACAGGACGCGAACCTACAAGGGTGGCCTTCGTGGCTAATAGACGTCGTTGGGGAAGCCATCAATGACTGGACCCCGAGACACGCCAGCACCTTCGAGAAGCTTGACAAG ATTGGACAAGGAACTTATAGCAATGTGTACAAAGCCAGGGATCTATTAACAGGGAAAATAGTGGCATTAAAGAAGGTTAGGTTTGACAATTTAGACCCACAAAGTGTAAAGTTTATGGCTAGAGAGATTCTTGTATTAAGAAGGCTGAACCATCCCAATGTAATCAAGCTTGAAGGTTTAGTTACTTCAAGAATGTCTTCTAGTCTTTATTTGGTTTTCGATTACATGGAGCACGATCTCGCCGGCCTCACCGTCTCACCAGGGATTAAGTTCACTGAGCCTCAG ATTAAATGCTTTATGAAGCAGTTACTTTCAGGGCTAGAGCATTGCCACAAACAAGGCGTTTTGCATCGTGATATCAAATGCTCTAATCTGCTTATTAACAATGACGGGATTTTAAAAATTGCTGATTTCGGACTCGCTACCTTTTACGGACAGAAGCAGCCCTTGACTAATCGAGTAGTGACTCTCTGGTACCGTCCGCCTGAACTACTTCTCGGTACAACTTATTATGGTGTTGGAGTTGACCTCTGGAGTGCAGGCTGTATTTTGGCAGAACTCTTTTATGGGAAGCCAATAGTGCCAGCAAGGACAGAG GTTGAACAACTGCATAAGATATTTAAGTTGTGTGGATCCCCTTCCGAGGAATATTGGAAGAAATCCAAATTACTGAATGCTACACTCTTTAAGCTACAGCATCCATACAAACGCTGTATAGCAGAAACCTTCAAGGACTTTGCATCTTCTGCGTTACCTCTCATTGAAACTCTTCTTTCAATAGACCCTGAAGAACGAAGTACCGCTATTGCAGCTCTTAAAAGTGAA TTCTTTACCACTAAACCATACGCTTGTGAGCCATCCACTTTACCAAAGTTTCCTCCCTGCAAAGACATGGATGTAAAATTGAGAGCTGAAGAAGCAAGAAG GTTAAGAGGTCTAGACAGCGAAGTTAATGCAGTAGATGGCACCAGGAGAATTAGAGTTGGTGAACGTGCTAGTCGGGCAATTCCAGCCCCTGAAGCAAATACAGAGATTCAAGCAAAATTTGAT AAAAGGAGAGTAATGACACAAACAAATGGGAAGAGCAGGAGTGAGAAATTCCCACCACCTCATCAAGATGGAGCTGTTGGGCATTCACTAGACGCCGATGCATCGCTTAAGGGCTCTATCACATCTTTTGGTGCGAACAAAACTCCCTTCAGCTCATCGGTTTTGAACACAACGTCATCGGGATTTGCCACCGGTCCTCCCATACAAAGGAAAACCAACAAAGACCCTCGGCGAGCTACATCTAGAGGGTTTGTCCACAGTTACAAACCGACCTCAATAGGTCTATCCTTGGATTTAGGGTGTAAACCTGAGGTGTTTGGTTGCCAGAATTAG